One genomic segment of Mytilus trossulus isolate FHL-02 chromosome 4, PNRI_Mtr1.1.1.hap1, whole genome shotgun sequence includes these proteins:
- the LOC134714747 gene encoding peroxisome proliferator-activated receptor gamma coactivator 1-alpha-like isoform X1 has protein sequence MNKNMLGGEACFNELDPSSNPVLFLDDEDYTLKLQSDTLHNESLFEILDTASNNAVGGIEATDVSSLLAQFEEAADTAKDIQKLFDVKTETPAPEIPDPASIKLSDDVIRKIRALKEKKKSTIMLPMGMPSKRGRGSAIAMHSSSASQKLQKIMASNLNENSVIKLDTYTPRKPSLSNVEKTTDVCANYYTPIPEHDYCQNVPKSVKETNVSIDYNEDDILDLQDTETWSDKENDENDSGINESYVSNSSAKKQQNNKRNYRKRDREESPEIESGNYFDKIPSYYTALSRKHNQKKSKTSGSDKPLGNSSFEDSLQSNNPTPHMDSSAYSKLPAYYSCFTNSTKYDVDNSKGFDSSQDSRSSGYSSIPSSYRSRSPSPSYERSPSRSRSRYNSVSRGRRRARVDRRSSYSSADSRSSSRSSSKCSMCSRTRSVSRTRCISRDSYSSDSSYSRSRSRSPNYRRTSRSRSREKRRQRRQKEREERKQQQIEERRIIYVGKVPNDYTRKKLHTRFQRFGEIEEVSLHFREHGDNYGFVTFLYTCDAYAAIEKGNTIPGEERFDLCFGGRRQFCETEYADLDGNAEMEEEFNPYPTSSDPFDFDALLKQAKNKMTNKR, from the exons ATCCAGTTCTATTTTTGGATGATGAAGACTATACACTAAAGTTACAGAGTGATACTCTGCACAACGAATCATTATTTGAGATATTAGACACGGCCAGTAATAATGCAGTAGGAG GAATTGAAGCAACAGATGTAAGCAGTTTGTTGGCTCAGTTTGAAGAAGCAGCTGATACAGCAAAAGATATACA AAAACTGTTTGATGTAAAGACAGAAACTCCAGCTCCAG AGATTCCTGATCCAGCCAGTATAAAGTTGTCTGATGATGTCATTAGAAAAATCAGAGCTCTCAAGGAGAAGAAAAAGTCAACTATCATGTTACCTATGGGCATGCCATCAAAACGTGGAAGAGGTAGTGCTATTGCCATGCATTCAAGTTCTGCATCACAGAAACTAcaaaaaataatggcatctaaTCTAAATGAGAATTCAGTGATTAAGTTAGACACATACACCCCAAGAAAACCTTCATTATCAAATGTGGAAAAAACTACTGATGTTTGTGCTAATTATTATACACCTATACCTGAACATGATTACTGTCAGAATGTACCAAAATCTGTGAAGGAAACAAATGTATCAATAGATTATAATGAAGACGATATCCTTGACCTTCAAGATACTGAAACTTGGAGTGATAAGGAAAATGATGAGAATGATTCAGGTATCAATGAATCTTATGTTTCAAACTCTAGTGctaagaaacaacaaaataacaagAGAAACTACAGGAAAAGAGATCGTGAAGAAAGTCCGGAGATTGAGTCaggaaattattttgataaaattccaTCCTATTACACTGCCTTGTCAAGAAAACACAAtcaaaagaaaagtaaaacatCAGGTTCAGATAAACCTCTGGGTAATTCATCCTTTGAGGATTCTTTACAATCTAACAACCCTACACCCCACATGGATTCTTCAGCTTACAGTAAACTACCGGCATATTACAGTTGTTTTacaaacagtacaaaatatgatGTGGATAACTCTAAAGGCTTTGACAGTTCTCAGGATAGTAGAAGTAGTGGTTATTCTAGCATACCATCATCATATAGGTCAAGGTCACCATCTCCATCCTATGAAAGGTCACCATCAAGATCAAGATCTCGTTACAACAGTGTTAGTCGTGGGAGGAGGAGAGCAAGAGTAGATAGACGTTCTTCATACTCCAGTGCTGATTCCCGGTCTAGTTCAAGGTCATCATCAAAGTGTTCAATGTGTtcaag GACAAGGTCAGTTTCAAGGACAAGATGTATTTCAAGAGATTCTTACTCAAGTGATTCTTCTTACTCAAGGTCAAGATCAAGGTCACCAAATTACAGACG GACTAGTAGAAGCAGATCACGTGAAAAGCGAAGACAAAGACGACAAAAGGAAAGAgaagaaagaaaacaacaacaaatt GAAGAGAGGAGAATTATCTATGTGGGAAAAGTTCCAAATGATTACACGAGAAAGAAACTTCACACCCGGTTCCAAAGATTTGGAGAAATAGAGGAAGTCAGTCTACATTTCAGAGAACATGG AGATAACTATGGATTTGTGACTTTTCTCTACACATGTGATGCTTATGCTGCCATAGAAA agGGAAATACTATACCTGGTGAAGAACGTTTTGATCTTTGTTTTGGTGGCAGACGACAGTTTTGTGAAACAGAATATGCTGACCTAG ATGGGAATGCAGAAATGGAGGAAGAATTCAATCCATACCCCACATCATCTGATCCTTTTGATTTTGATGCCTTGTTAAAACAAGCCAAGAATAAAATGACCAACAAGAGATAA
- the LOC134714747 gene encoding peroxisome proliferator-activated receptor gamma coactivator 1-alpha-like isoform X2: MLGGEACFNELDPSSNPVLFLDDEDYTLKLQSDTLHNESLFEILDTASNNAVGGIEATDVSSLLAQFEEAADTAKDIQKLFDVKTETPAPEIPDPASIKLSDDVIRKIRALKEKKKSTIMLPMGMPSKRGRGSAIAMHSSSASQKLQKIMASNLNENSVIKLDTYTPRKPSLSNVEKTTDVCANYYTPIPEHDYCQNVPKSVKETNVSIDYNEDDILDLQDTETWSDKENDENDSGINESYVSNSSAKKQQNNKRNYRKRDREESPEIESGNYFDKIPSYYTALSRKHNQKKSKTSGSDKPLGNSSFEDSLQSNNPTPHMDSSAYSKLPAYYSCFTNSTKYDVDNSKGFDSSQDSRSSGYSSIPSSYRSRSPSPSYERSPSRSRSRYNSVSRGRRRARVDRRSSYSSADSRSSSRSSSKCSMCSRTRSVSRTRCISRDSYSSDSSYSRSRSRSPNYRRTSRSRSREKRRQRRQKEREERKQQQIEERRIIYVGKVPNDYTRKKLHTRFQRFGEIEEVSLHFREHGDNYGFVTFLYTCDAYAAIEKGNTIPGEERFDLCFGGRRQFCETEYADLDGNAEMEEEFNPYPTSSDPFDFDALLKQAKNKMTNKR; this comes from the exons ATCCAGTTCTATTTTTGGATGATGAAGACTATACACTAAAGTTACAGAGTGATACTCTGCACAACGAATCATTATTTGAGATATTAGACACGGCCAGTAATAATGCAGTAGGAG GAATTGAAGCAACAGATGTAAGCAGTTTGTTGGCTCAGTTTGAAGAAGCAGCTGATACAGCAAAAGATATACA AAAACTGTTTGATGTAAAGACAGAAACTCCAGCTCCAG AGATTCCTGATCCAGCCAGTATAAAGTTGTCTGATGATGTCATTAGAAAAATCAGAGCTCTCAAGGAGAAGAAAAAGTCAACTATCATGTTACCTATGGGCATGCCATCAAAACGTGGAAGAGGTAGTGCTATTGCCATGCATTCAAGTTCTGCATCACAGAAACTAcaaaaaataatggcatctaaTCTAAATGAGAATTCAGTGATTAAGTTAGACACATACACCCCAAGAAAACCTTCATTATCAAATGTGGAAAAAACTACTGATGTTTGTGCTAATTATTATACACCTATACCTGAACATGATTACTGTCAGAATGTACCAAAATCTGTGAAGGAAACAAATGTATCAATAGATTATAATGAAGACGATATCCTTGACCTTCAAGATACTGAAACTTGGAGTGATAAGGAAAATGATGAGAATGATTCAGGTATCAATGAATCTTATGTTTCAAACTCTAGTGctaagaaacaacaaaataacaagAGAAACTACAGGAAAAGAGATCGTGAAGAAAGTCCGGAGATTGAGTCaggaaattattttgataaaattccaTCCTATTACACTGCCTTGTCAAGAAAACACAAtcaaaagaaaagtaaaacatCAGGTTCAGATAAACCTCTGGGTAATTCATCCTTTGAGGATTCTTTACAATCTAACAACCCTACACCCCACATGGATTCTTCAGCTTACAGTAAACTACCGGCATATTACAGTTGTTTTacaaacagtacaaaatatgatGTGGATAACTCTAAAGGCTTTGACAGTTCTCAGGATAGTAGAAGTAGTGGTTATTCTAGCATACCATCATCATATAGGTCAAGGTCACCATCTCCATCCTATGAAAGGTCACCATCAAGATCAAGATCTCGTTACAACAGTGTTAGTCGTGGGAGGAGGAGAGCAAGAGTAGATAGACGTTCTTCATACTCCAGTGCTGATTCCCGGTCTAGTTCAAGGTCATCATCAAAGTGTTCAATGTGTtcaag GACAAGGTCAGTTTCAAGGACAAGATGTATTTCAAGAGATTCTTACTCAAGTGATTCTTCTTACTCAAGGTCAAGATCAAGGTCACCAAATTACAGACG GACTAGTAGAAGCAGATCACGTGAAAAGCGAAGACAAAGACGACAAAAGGAAAGAgaagaaagaaaacaacaacaaatt GAAGAGAGGAGAATTATCTATGTGGGAAAAGTTCCAAATGATTACACGAGAAAGAAACTTCACACCCGGTTCCAAAGATTTGGAGAAATAGAGGAAGTCAGTCTACATTTCAGAGAACATGG AGATAACTATGGATTTGTGACTTTTCTCTACACATGTGATGCTTATGCTGCCATAGAAA agGGAAATACTATACCTGGTGAAGAACGTTTTGATCTTTGTTTTGGTGGCAGACGACAGTTTTGTGAAACAGAATATGCTGACCTAG ATGGGAATGCAGAAATGGAGGAAGAATTCAATCCATACCCCACATCATCTGATCCTTTTGATTTTGATGCCTTGTTAAAACAAGCCAAGAATAAAATGACCAACAAGAGATAA